Proteins encoded by one window of Aliivibrio wodanis:
- a CDS encoding putative lipoprotein, with protein sequence MFNKIILLGFSIAALVGCNDDHISISDGGTSPSNTAPTAVISSSSSNAVASIPVYFFSTSSADAEGDALTYRWLVTSKPASSLPALTPNGQNLEVNFDVPGSYTIQLNVSDGEYETVTTQSMTVLSNIPPLTGSETVVAQVGNNQKGVIGTTVFLDGHNSYDSLGNPLTYSWIFTQRPVGSSVQLSSASDVFPSFTPDIDGTYLVELTVSSNGITSVPTTTTVAVGNNINTPPIANAGHDIVTSDFINNSNVILLDGSQSHDLDGDALTYRWEIHDKEPGSSPILVKETTSNPALTVDAVGTYELTLVVFDGSNYSQVDSVTVEQLSANTPVNHAPIAHAGLDQKSAVVNAQVSLDGSKSSDIDGDSLSYKWHISSQPASSNVALSDITSATPTFTPVVNGTYVFTLIVNDASLDSTPDSVSILVGSTTNANHVPQVSLSNNASTHPAINTAVDFFAVVTDQDATDTHTYQWSIVGSPPSSNSTISGSHGVGSLTPDISGTYTVQVIAIDSSSAPSQPATSSITVTAITPPVVLPPTHKIGLNSTLGGGGGAGALFAIDEDALKLGNDITAANSTVVYKFSGLTPLEQNPYQKFTYNPHDQKFYTQLEASGLFADGSIISFDPATDKIEVVAHVKGGTVDGHHVYGFTGSPTVHPTGKYLIANSRFGGKYNAGRVYLVNIDSTDNDYGEISWVYDLGCGNDNSGAITESGSNCTPTKLVGSDMLSYAVWGDGDDGVAGTSDDQVESYAHGDFRAVGGLPAQPIDGLPTTSGLLRLKPTDPLDLTKRWQYVAPSINFAMELPILSFAKGPNSHYITQLSMGDNGGTLFSENGGGGDIQFGCEKPLGVIYDPILHYNVGFCSGDSIQSPTLYTGASSSSISAVRTFPNNRSFTAKGFDLGSTGFGALVNYNHSVASYVIQGQKNGHYHNIQYDPAEVQSINTTTGSQTTVIQGDIARSSTLGSLFLGSATSDDSGKYVVILSLDGGNKSNGSVLKYDRDTGIVTSTSFGFDTVGYVYGKPYKHSSNGELYTAAIFSSDMRHNKGTHIRYDATHGAKEIFGNGRIEPGITFVEAGASNNIYSIGVDISQGDKPSVLYEIDATSHTFKKLFSASNNSQEISDKVLSVSSTNSDELVFAFGDSAENNVYCYDLTNVGPGYTPPFVSLEKGINHGLQGGGANNNPHDVYRGLMHSSDGAWYFVANMNGGQNEPTIQKLDNCSSMTITHVADLSNQATTMPLEVGSKIYIGTGATLVEFDSPMVQEHTLSIPNYPNIEIQGYLSELDGGLVTGVIEAKDASGSQAHFVFTYDPSLGTSSFTYSKLDSHMPLDSFYPGVIEIE encoded by the coding sequence AATCAATGACAGTGTTGAGCAATATACCGCCTTTAACTGGTTCGGAAACAGTTGTAGCTCAGGTAGGAAATAACCAAAAGGGCGTAATTGGTACGACTGTTTTTTTAGATGGTCATAATTCATATGATTCATTAGGTAACCCACTCACTTATTCATGGATTTTCACGCAAAGACCCGTGGGAAGCTCAGTTCAACTCTCTTCTGCCTCGGACGTATTCCCATCATTTACACCAGATATTGATGGCACTTATCTTGTTGAATTGACAGTCTCTTCTAACGGCATTACTAGTGTACCAACCACAACTACGGTTGCAGTCGGCAACAATATAAACACACCACCTATAGCTAACGCCGGGCACGATATTGTTACTTCTGATTTTATAAATAACTCGAATGTTATCTTATTAGACGGTAGTCAATCACATGACTTAGATGGCGATGCATTAACATATCGTTGGGAAATCCACGATAAAGAGCCGGGAAGCAGCCCAATACTCGTTAAGGAAACCACCTCAAACCCAGCCCTTACGGTAGATGCAGTTGGCACTTATGAGCTGACTCTCGTGGTCTTTGATGGCAGCAACTACAGCCAAGTAGACAGCGTCACCGTTGAACAGCTTTCGGCAAATACTCCTGTGAATCACGCTCCTATTGCACATGCAGGCTTAGATCAAAAAAGTGCTGTAGTTAATGCGCAAGTATCTTTAGATGGCAGTAAGTCGTCTGATATTGATGGTGATTCCCTTTCTTATAAGTGGCATATCAGTTCACAACCAGCATCGAGTAATGTTGCTCTTTCTGATATAACAAGTGCAACTCCAACATTTACTCCAGTTGTAAACGGCACTTATGTATTTACATTGATTGTGAATGACGCGTCGTTAGACTCAACGCCTGATAGTGTGTCTATTCTCGTTGGGTCAACCACGAATGCTAACCATGTACCGCAAGTATCACTGTCAAACAATGCGAGTACTCACCCAGCCATCAATACCGCTGTAGATTTCTTTGCTGTAGTGACAGACCAAGATGCTACTGATACTCACACATACCAATGGAGTATTGTAGGTTCCCCTCCAAGTAGTAATAGCACCATTAGTGGTAGTCATGGCGTGGGTAGCCTGACTCCAGATATCAGCGGAACTTATACAGTTCAAGTCATAGCGATAGATAGTAGTAGTGCTCCAAGTCAGCCAGCAACAAGCAGCATTACCGTTACAGCAATTACACCTCCTGTTGTGTTGCCCCCTACCCACAAGATTGGTTTGAATTCGACCCTCGGGGGGGGAGGTGGAGCCGGTGCTTTGTTTGCGATCGATGAGGATGCATTAAAATTAGGTAACGACATCACGGCGGCAAACAGCACGGTGGTATATAAATTTAGCGGTTTAACACCATTGGAGCAGAACCCATATCAGAAATTTACCTATAACCCGCATGACCAGAAATTTTATACTCAACTTGAAGCCAGTGGTTTGTTTGCTGACGGTTCTATTATCAGTTTTGATCCTGCAACAGATAAAATAGAAGTCGTTGCTCACGTCAAAGGTGGAACAGTCGATGGACACCATGTATATGGCTTCACTGGTAGCCCTACGGTACACCCCACCGGAAAATACCTGATTGCTAATTCTCGATTTGGCGGCAAGTACAATGCAGGTCGTGTGTACTTAGTTAACATCGACTCGACCGATAATGATTATGGTGAAATATCTTGGGTATATGACCTTGGTTGTGGCAACGATAATAGCGGCGCAATAACAGAAAGTGGCTCTAACTGTACGCCAACAAAACTTGTCGGTTCAGATATGCTTTCCTACGCAGTGTGGGGTGATGGTGACGATGGGGTAGCAGGAACATCTGATGACCAAGTTGAATCTTATGCGCATGGAGACTTTCGCGCCGTTGGTGGGCTACCTGCACAACCTATCGACGGTCTGCCAACCACCTCTGGGTTATTACGTTTAAAACCTACCGATCCATTAGATTTAACGAAACGTTGGCAGTACGTCGCACCAAGTATCAATTTTGCAATGGAACTTCCAATCTTATCTTTTGCAAAGGGGCCGAACTCGCACTACATTACTCAACTATCTATGGGTGACAATGGCGGAACGCTATTTTCCGAAAATGGTGGCGGTGGTGATATCCAGTTTGGTTGTGAAAAACCATTAGGTGTTATTTACGACCCAATCCTCCATTATAATGTTGGATTTTGCTCCGGAGATTCGATTCAATCACCAACGTTATATACTGGCGCATCGTCTTCTAGTATATCCGCAGTTCGCACTTTTCCGAATAATCGGTCATTCACCGCTAAAGGGTTTGATTTAGGTAGTACCGGTTTTGGTGCGTTAGTGAATTATAATCATAGTGTGGCTAGTTACGTGATTCAGGGTCAAAAAAATGGACATTATCATAATATTCAATACGATCCAGCTGAAGTTCAATCCATAAACACAACAACAGGCAGTCAAACCACGGTTATTCAAGGTGACATTGCGAGGTCGTCTACGTTAGGGTCGTTATTTCTTGGCAGTGCTACTTCCGATGATTCAGGTAAGTATGTAGTCATTCTATCTTTAGATGGTGGAAATAAAAGCAACGGTTCTGTTTTGAAATATGATAGAGATACCGGCATAGTCACATCAACATCCTTTGGCTTTGACACTGTCGGTTATGTTTACGGAAAACCCTACAAACATTCATCAAATGGTGAACTTTATACTGCTGCAATTTTTTCGAGTGATATGAGACATAACAAAGGGACACATATTCGATATGATGCCACTCATGGAGCTAAAGAAATTTTTGGTAATGGTCGTATTGAGCCTGGCATTACCTTTGTAGAAGCGGGTGCTAGCAATAATATTTACAGTATTGGTGTGGATATTTCTCAAGGGGACAAGCCATCAGTGCTATATGAGATTGATGCCACGAGTCATACATTTAAAAAACTCTTTAGCGCATCAAATAACAGCCAAGAAATATCGGACAAGGTGCTCTCTGTATCGTCTACAAATAGTGATGAGTTAGTCTTCGCTTTTGGTGATAGCGCAGAAAATAATGTGTACTGCTATGACTTAACTAATGTGGGTCCAGGATATACTCCGCCATTTGTTAGCTTAGAGAAAGGAATTAATCATGGTCTTCAAGGGGGGGGAGCTAACAATAATCCTCATGATGTTTACCGTGGCTTAATGCACTCCAGTGACGGAGCTTGGTATTTCGTCGCAAATATGAATGGTGGTCAAAATGAGCCAACCATTCAGAAGCTGGATAACTGCTCTTCGATGACAATTACTCATGTTGCTGATTTAAGCAATCAAGCTACGACAATGCCATTAGAAGTTGGTTCTAAAATATATATTGGTACTGGCGCTACACTTGTTGAGTTCGACAGCCCAATGGTTCAAGAACATACATTATCAATACCTAACTATCCCAACATCGAAATCCAAGGTTACCTGTCTGAATTGGATGGAGGCCTAGTTACAGGTGTTATTGAAGCAAAGGATGCATCAGGTAGCCAAGCGCATTTTGTGTTTACCTACGATCCCTCTCTAGGCACCAGCTCTTTCACTTACTCTAAATTAGACTCTCATATGCCGTTAGATTCGTTCTATCCAGGCGTGATTGAAATCGAATAG